A section of the Ranitomeya imitator isolate aRanImi1 chromosome 7, aRanImi1.pri, whole genome shotgun sequence genome encodes:
- the LOC138646057 gene encoding olfactory receptor 5AN6-like codes for MKRRETPSNGTTFILLGFSDLSPMSQVSLFIFFLLSYLLSLVGNGLIIVAVTLSPRLHSPMYYFLKVLSFTELVSINSTVPKALHSYIPLGRTISTFSCLLQFFIFIATAGYECAILTVMAFDRYTAICHPLRYRSVLSVSFCYRVTLCISVFAIGNATIECVMMYNLPYCRSHVIAHFFCDVPPMMTIACANTYMVKMYQLVVSIVATVFPTILIICSYIKILNSIFRLRSAESRHKAFVTCGSHLVSVIIFFGAAMFVHLRLDNPFSPYEDRMLALSYCVIIPTINPLIYSLKNKEMKNAIRKLNLRMTLH; via the coding sequence ATGAAGAGAAGAGAGACTCCCAGTAATGGGACAACGTTTATTCTTCTTGGGTTCTCAGATTTGTCTCCTATGTCCCAGGtgtctttatttattttctttcttctttcttatcTTCTCTCGTTGGTTGGCAATGGTCTCATTATTGTGGCAGTCACTCTCAGTCCTCGACTCCATTCTCCAATGTATTATTTCCTGAAGGTTTTGTCATTCACTGAGCTTGTGTCCATCAATTCCACGGTTCCTAAGGCTCTTCACAGCTACATCCCGTTAGGAAGGACCATCTCCACGTTTAGCTGCCTCCTGCAGTTCTTTATATTTATAGCTACTGCTGGTTATGAATGTGCCATACTCACAGTGATGGCGTTTGACCGCTACACGGCCATATGTCACCCCCTCAGATACAGGTCTGTGTTGTCTGTCAGCTTTTGTTATCGGGTGACACTTTGTATATCTGTGTTTGCAATTGGGAATGCAACCATTGAATGTGTTATGATGTACAATTTGCCGTATTGCAGATCTCATGTTATTGCTCATTTCTTCTGTGACGTTCCTCCAATGATGACAATAGCTTGTGCCAACACATATATGGTCAAGATGTATCAATTAGTTGTGTCTATAGTTGCGACCGTGTTCCCAACTATATTAATAATCTGCTCTTATATCAAGATCCTGAACTCAATATTCCGCCTCCGTTCTGCAGAGTCTCGTCATAAAGCTTTTGTTACCTGTGGTTCTCATCTGGTCTCTGTTATTATTTTCTTTGGAGCCGCCATGTTTGTTCACCTTCGATTGGACAATCCATTTTCTCCTTATGAGGACAGGATGTTGGCTCTGTCCTACTGTGTGATAATCCCGACCATCAACCCCCTGATCTACAGTCTGAAGAATAAAGAAATGAAGAACGCCATCAGGAAACTCAATCTGAGAATGACCTTACATTAA